CTGTGTATCGACGAAAAAAAGGATTCTGATTTTAATAATAAAATTTTTGAAGACAAAGAACAAACAGAGGATAACAAGCAAAAAGTTGCAGTTCAGAAGAAGAAAACCCTGGAAACCACTGAATCTTTAACAACCACTTATATCGGCTAATAAGCTTGTAAAATTTGAGCGTTGCAAAGGGTTGTCGGTATCGGCAGCCTTTTTTTAGTCATTAGTCAGCTAGGAGTTGTAAGGGTGTCAAATTGAGATTTTATGAGGTTCTAACAACCTAACAACGTTCCAACGCCAACGAATAACTAATAATCAGCTAAAATATTAAGATAGTATGCGGAAACTGCTATATTTGGCGCTGGATGAGTTAAAGAGTGAATCTACCTTCCTTTATTTGGCTTTGGAAAATTGCTGCTTGGTCGATGGGTTTGTCACTCGTCGCCTATCTACTGCTGGGCGTAACTGGCATTTGGATGTTTAGGGCGCGTCAGCAAGAGCATTCCCGTCCCCAATGGTTGCGACCTTTTCACTACACCACTGGCGCGATAATGGTGGGTTTGGTCTTGCTGCTGCTAGCCATTGGGATTGTAGGAACGCTAGGTCATTATGGCAGCTTGGGTCACTCGGCGCATTTAATCGCTGGAGGGGCGGTGGTGGCGCTGGTGTTACTTTCAGCTGGGAGTGCTACTTTAATTAGCTCGAATCGAGCTTGGGCGCGTTCGGTTCATGTCGCAACTAATCTGGTACTGCTGGTTGGATTCGTCTGGGTAACGCTGACAGGCTGGAGCGTTGTGCAAAAATATTTACCTTAGATTCTCATTTTTGTAACACTTAAATTTATACAAATAGATAGAGGCAAAGGTTTCACAATCTAGCTATTTGCTTAAAAACCAATCGCTATCCGCAACAAGAACGCGATCGCACTTCTTCTATCTTCACTCTCGCCATCTTTAGTTAACATGAAAATGTAGGCTTACCCCACCCTTCTAATGAGTAGTCCGTTCGTCGCCGTAATTCTAGTAATGCTTATTGCCGCCTTGGTAGGCAGCGCGGTAGGTTTACGATCTCCCCTTGGTAGCAATGGCAACGAAGTGATTCCTCCTACGGCTGGAACATCAAATTCCACCGCTTCCCCTGCACCAGCCAGCAACGAAACTGCCCAAATTCCACAACAAACAACTCCCCAAACAACAATAAGCCCTACGGCAACGCCATCTCCCACAGCAACACCATCTCCCACAGCAACACCATCTCCCACCCCATCTCCCACTGGCACCCAGAGGAATACCACAGGTGGTGGCCCATATTATGATGATGAAGAGGAGCCAGTGCGGGCGTTGTGGTGATATTTTCTGGGAAAGCTTCAGGAGTATGTTGCTTCAGACGCAATTAATCGCGGCTGAAGCAATTGATATTGAAGATTCTAGGCGCTATTTTTAACAAAGGCACCTTTACACAATTTGCGATCGCGCTCAACTGCACCCTCTTCAAAGCAAGAGCCACTAAGTTTAACTAATAGCAATGTGCGCTCTTACTCCGCAGTAGAGCTGGGGGGTATTCCATCTAGGGCTGCATTATTGCCCTTGTGCTATCGTACCTTTGATACTTTTTATCCTTTTTCTGCACCCGAACATCGCCAAATGGGGAACGGGTGAAACGAGGAGAAAGTCGCCCTGCTGTTGGGAAGATTGTGCCGTTTTCTGAACAAGTCATGAACAAGTAAAAATCTCCTTGTTCATTTAAACTGATCTGCAAACCTACAAACAAAAAGTTACAAATGAAAGCAATTCAATTTTTTGAATATGGAAATAGTGATGTTTTGCGCCTAGAAGATATCTCTCTACCAGAGCCGAAATCAGAGGAAATTTTAATTAAAATTCACGCTTGCGGAGTAAACTTTGCTGATACTTTAGTGCGGAAGAACCAATACATTTTCACTCCTAGCTTACCTTTCATACCTGGTTT
Above is a window of Funiculus sociatus GB2-C1 DNA encoding:
- a CDS encoding DUF4079 domain-containing protein, which translates into the protein MNLPSFIWLWKIAAWSMGLSLVAYLLLGVTGIWMFRARQQEHSRPQWLRPFHYTTGAIMVGLVLLLLAIGIVGTLGHYGSLGHSAHLIAGGAVVALVLLSAGSATLISSNRAWARSVHVATNLVLLVGFVWVTLTGWSVVQKYLP